The Danio rerio strain Tuebingen ecotype United States chromosome 20, GRCz12tu, whole genome shotgun sequence genome contains the following window.
CTCAACGTATACAGGTTAATAAAACACTACACTCAAATTAAACAAGGTATTGCAAATACAATTACACCTCCTAGTAATCTAATCTAAACCAGTTATTTTGGATGCATGGCGTCAATAAATTTCCCTGTTAATTAAAATTCTATTTAATGTTTTCTCTTCACACATTCAGTGGGGTGCACtcattcattatattattttattaaaatagttcCAGTTTTGCCAATAAAACAGATTTACAGAAGTATCTGTatttatataatcaatataaaacAGTCATTCACAGTTAAtcagcagtctgagatgtttTAACCGTCTGTTTATTTCTGATGCTGAGATTCTTCTGATGTTTGACACAAATGAgctgtttaaagtttctctctTTGTTCTGTTTTTTAGCAGACTCAAGCGTATGGAAAACGTTAGAAACTGGACACATATACCACATCCACAGCAGACATCTTCAGTGATTTTCATCGCTTGTATTTATTTTCAGAGGAAatgcaggtaaaaaaaacaactattatTAATCTTAGAGTGTGTTCTTGATAAACATTAAAGCATTTCACTTTATTAACACTCCTAATAACACTGACTGTGGCTAATAAAATGAGTAATACATCAAATCAAAAACCCAATTTCTTTGTATTTCCATTGCTATGACTGAACTTTAAAtagatttacatttagcagacacttatATCCAAAGCATGAAGATAATAGAAGCACTTCAGATCACCAGAAAACAACAAGATGTAGATGCAGTGACAAGTCTTAGTTATTTTAgctgtgtatgtatttttattatcttGAAATAAACAAAGAAGCAGGACAAACAGATGGTTAAAGAATACATTAGGGAGTGCTGTTGTTGGAAAATTAAGTGCTGCTGAAAAAGATCagggctcggtggttagcactgtcacctcacagcaagaaggttgctggttcaagtcctggctggaccagttgccctttctgtgtggagtttgcatattctccctgtgtttgtgtgggtttcctccaggtgctccagtttcccccacagtccagacacatgcagtataagtgaactgaattaactaaattggccatagtgaatgagtgtgtgaatgagagtgtatgagtgtttcccagcatggtgctgtgttgcggctggaagggaagcatttttacagtgcatttgttCTTAAATGCTAAATATTCCATCACATGTATGCTTGTACTGTACATCAAACACATTCAGCTGAGTAGCGTTAAATCCAGCTAATCTTTGTTAAATCTACAAACGTTGTCATTTCTTGTTCCTGGATGATCTCATTTGAAACACAGTAAACAGCAGTAATCAGCCTTTAAAAATAGAAGAAGCACTTATTTTTGACAAATGTGACTTTATTTCAAACTTTAGTACAAAATTCATCATTGTCATCAGTTGTGAGGCTTGTCGCCCCAGACTAATGTCAGTTTTTGTCCGTGTTCAGCTCAGCACCACCTTTAAGATGGGCAGTTTCCAGTGGCACCACGTGGAGGAACGGACTTCGCCACCTATATATACAGGGTTTGGATTATCACTCACCATGAACTACAACTACACACAAAATCACTAGTCAATAAATGATGTCCTCCAACCATAAATCATATACCATTAGCAAAACATTAGACTAGAGAAGGTTGTATATGAGGACAATATTAAAGCAAATACTAAAGGTAGTAActttattcatcttcagaacacaaatgaagatatctgaatgaaaataatgaagatattttagttaaatctgagagctccttaATCTCTCATAGACAGCAAGATTCCTGACTATGAGGATACTTTtatgtgcacataaaacaaaaataactttattcaacagtttcttccctcagtgtcagtatagggcgcgCGTTCACGTGTTGCGCCTCTGACATATAACCTTGGATGCGCCTGTGAAGTTTTTAAGAGAGGAAGTCAGAGAGGAAGTCGCACAGGCATCCGTGGGGTATATGTCACTGCACAGTGCTTGTGAACGCGTGCCCTATAatcacactgaggagaagaaactgtgaataaaaatgtttgttttatgtgaagGCGTAtgatctgttttgaggatgttttttactgtttttgtggACTTTGAGTCTGGATGAGGGAGctctaacataaaaataaaaatagttaaaatagttctgaagatgaacatgaggatgagtaataaataacataacttacttttttaatgttttatttaattttgttgtttcTATTAGAATTTCTGATTGgtcaataacataataatataaccaGTTATAGATTTATGTTTCAATATAGGcagttttttatagttttatttattaatgatgttttttattattttatttttttttacttttttatagttttatttattaatggtgttttatattttatcagGAGTCTCTCTCCTCTGGCTCAAATTACATTTCTTAGAGAGAGACACTCAAAATATATGGGCCTGGACTGGGAATGACacataaaacagaaataactttattcaacagtttcttccctcagtgtcagtatagggcgcgCGTTCACGTGTTGCGCCTCTGACATATAACCTTGGATGTGCCTGTGAAGTTTTTAAGAGAGGAAGTcagagaggaagtcgcgcaggcatCCGTGGGGTATATGTCACTGCACAGTGCTTGTGAACGCGTCCCCTATAatcacactgaggagaagaaactgtaaaaatgtttgttttatgtgaagGCGTATGATCTGTTTTGAGGATGGATGTAATAAATGAGGatgagtaataaataacataacttacatttttatgttttattcaatatttttctagAAGGATTTCTGATTAGTTAATAACATGGCCAGttatagttttttattgttttatttattatttatgttttttattttatatatttattttttttactttttttattgtcttatttttttccagttttgtgGCCAAATTGGCTGGTGAGTGATAATGTTCATTggaaaccctgtatatatatcaGTTGATCCCAGTAGTCTTTGGTCAGGAGTCTCTCTCCTCTGgctcaaattacattttttagagaGAGACACCCAAAATATGTGGACCTGGACTGGGAACgactgagatatatatatatatatatatatatatatatatatatatatatatatatatatatatatgtatatgtatatatatatatattttttttttattattatttttttttttagcatgtgGAAGTGCAAAAGTTAAACCAAAAGCTGGTATAAAAAGTGTGGAAAGGGCTATGTACACTATTTGAAGGTCTAAACTGTTAAGtgcttaataatttttttttcttctttacagGAAATTTAATTAGAGCCAGTGTAAGTGTTAAAAAAAGAGCTATGACACTGCAGAACCAAATTATGTTCAGATTTCTATGGATGAAGTTATGTTTAGCTATAGGACTATGGTGGTGTGGTTTAAAAGGGCTAGATCCACCCATTAAGTGAGGACATTTCTCCTcatttctcctcctcttccttgTTCTCCTCCTGAAACAAAAACAGTCAGATTTACAGCATTAATGAATTAAACAaacaacatataattaaaagaaaagcaataaatttaaaaagagaaCATTTAAGAACACAAGACTGTCGTCTGAcactagctgggtttccatcagccTGTGTTGATGCACCTTTTTAAGTATCACATGAGAAACAAGTTTAAATAAGAATCCCTTAATTCACAAAATGTTTTATACTCACTTGAGGTCATTTAAGACTCGTGTGAAAAAGGGTTCATGATGGAAATGCATTTGTCAAATGAACTTTGATTTCTCAATTATACTccccttgtttactgttggttacgaggttaccaatactacagttcaGCTGCTCGACCAACTTGATGGAAATCATTTGCTCATAATTCacatttataattacaaaatatatatttagtgaaCTTTGAAAAGATGTGCTTCACATTATAATGGAAACTCAGCTCATGACAGATTCATTTAACTGATGACAAAATCCTTAAAGTCTGTTCATTACCTTAAACCAGGCATGGTCACGGAGTACATGCAGCTTATGCCGAGACCAGGGCCAAGGCTGCAGACAACAGCTGATGAAATCACAGCATTCTGTGTAGAAAAAAAGGAAGAGatacatttaattattactttaaagTTATACATGCTTTTTTCATTGACGTTCAAAATGTCCTACATAACCATCTTTAGCTGAAGTGGAGATCTCACCTTCTGACCTTCCATATTGGTAAAGATCTTTGTTTTTCATCCTGCGGAGGTCATGCTTGCCtggatatttttttaacattaacaaaaaCTGAAGAAGCCCGAGTGACCACACTGTTGCTGGCTCTCCGTAGTAATAGCCATTCTTTTTAAACTCGGGAGGGCTGAACTTCATTGTGCCTGAAAGAAAGAGATTTTGTTTTCATTAGCACAACATCTAAATTTCCCTCTGAAAATGTAAACAACAGTATAGATCAGGGGTGACTAAACCCAGTCCTGGAGGATCTGTGTCCTGCAGTTTAGCTCCAGCCCCacttagacacacctgaacaagctaatcaagctcttactaagtaCACTAGTCATTTTCtgtcaggtgtgttgaagcaagttggagctaaactctgtaggccaccggccctctaggactgagctgtggcacccctggtatagataAACAACAGTGAATGTTTCAAGAGTCCCATGTGAATGACCCTTGACCCATCACAAGAGCTCTGTAGAGCTTTGAAGGATTTACATACCCCAGTACTCTTTGTAAAAGCCGTCAGTAAGGAGTTCACCACAACCAAAGTCAATCAGTTTGACTTCATAGGTCTGTGGGTTAATCAGCAAGTTGCCAGGCTTGATATCGCGGTGAAGCACTCCACGTTGGAGGCAGGTGTCAGCTGCAATTGTTGCCTGGTACATGATTTTCCGTATTACCTCCTCTTCGATTCTGTCTTCGTGTTCTCTTAAAAATTCTCGTACGCTCACACAGGGTGTGGGCCGCTCTAGGACCATAAAGTAGCGATCAGCCTCCACCTTCCAGTCCAGAAGCTGAACGAGTTCTTTAACCTCGGGGCCTTTAGTGGCAAGAAAGTGCAGAGCGATCTCCGCTGGAAGTAGCTGGTCAAAATCATCCTAGAAGAAAAACAGTTGTTAGGATCATTTGATGGAAAAGTTATTTCCTGTTAAAACTGTTAGCACCTTTAATATGACATGTTTAAAATGGAAACAGTTAATCAGAGCAAAGAGCACAGACTACTTACAACACGGATGTATCGCTTAGCCTTAAAATCTGCAATTTTTACTGCCACCCGAAGGCCATCTTGTAAACGGGTCGCTGCGAAAACGGTTCCAAAGCCTCCTTTGCCCAGCTCAGCACCAATTTCATAGTGCTGTGAGTTGATCTCtgtgaaaagagaaaaaagagaagTTAATCAAATGTGAGAATTAGTGACAGTGCTACCTTTATCTAAAACTACCTGcttcatcaggggtcacaacaACAGAATTAACCCCATCATCTAAAACCTTTTTTAGTTTTGTCTTCCCTATATATATGATTTtgatttttatgatttatatatatatatatatatttccatctCAGTTATCAGCTATCCCTGAACAAAATCTGTATTGAAGACAGTTTATAGCATAAAAGtcattaaaaactattaaaatgtgcatgtgtgttgggTGACTGGGGTGTCATGATAGTAAACTTACCAATAATGTGTGTGTCTTTATCCTTCTGCTCTTCTGGCTGAGGTGAAACAGCGCCCTCTGTCTGACAGGATGCCCCTTTACCAACATCTTTACAGCCGAGCTTAGCCGAGACCACATTTGGAGGGTCATCATGACTACAGCCGGGCTCAAcagagaccacatttggagggtcatcatgactacagccgggctcaacagagaccacatttggagggtcatcatgactacagccgggctcaacagagaccacatttggagggtcatcatgactacagccgggcttagccgagaccacatttggagggtcatcatgactacagccgggcttagccgagaccacatttggagggtcatcatgactacagccgggctcaacagagaccacatttggagggtcatcatgactacagccgggcttagcagagaccacatttggaggggggtcatcaccacagccggactCAGCAGACAAAAAGTCTGTAGAGGcgtcatcaccacagccggactCAGCAGACAAAAAGTCTGTAGAGGcgtcatcaccacagccggactCAGCGGACAGAAAATCTGTAGAGGCGTCATCACCGCAGCCGGACTCGGCAGAGAAGAAGTTGCTGTAGGAGCTGACTGTGAGCTCACTACTACAGTTGAATCCGGCTGAGTAAATCTCTTGAGGGTAGTCATCACTACTGCTGGACTCAGCGTAGAAAAGGTTTGGAGAAACATCATCACTGCTGGAGGAGCTGGCCGAgtcctcactgtgaacactgtcaggctctaccagtgatggatcttcaccgtgaacactgtcaggctctaccagtgatggatcttcaccgtgaacactgtcaggctctaccagtgatggttcttcacTCTGACCATCAACAGGTTCCTCCAGTGATGGTTCCTCAGTCTGAACATTGATCTGTTCCTCCAGATGCAAAGATGATTCTTCACACCAGTCACCGATTTGTCGACCTGAAGGAAGGAACAATATGAAACAAAAGATTTTAGTTTTACTTGAATAATATTTATCCAGTGTTTATTATTGATATGAACAAATGCTGTCAGTTATTAAGTGACTTTTAAGGTCATTTCTTTCTGCTTTTAGTTGTTGATAACCCTAAGCTTggcaaaaacaactaaaaactatGAGAAACGTTTTCATGTTTTCCACTACAAAaaccattaaaacattaaatatcagCATTTGTTATCCATTAAAACCACTGCATTGTGTTTTAGGACATATTCCTGAAGGATTTAGTGGTTACAAGCAGAGACAAGAGAtctaacaggggtgtcaaactcaaatcACATTGaaggttttaatattttatttgttgattttgtacggcagtaaacaatatttctgttcattttcataacaaattaagatgttttaggCAGATCTTAGAGCTCCTTCATCCTCCATTGAGAGCAAGGGTCATTCAGATGCCAGAAAGGTACCAAACACATCCAAAAAACAGAGGAAGCCATGCACAGGCATCTAGAGCTTTTATCAGTACAACGTGCTTGTGAACGCATGTAATATACCAACACTGAAGAGAATAAACTGTTTGATAAATTTGTTTACACAAAAGTATTCTCGTAGCTTGATAATATACTGACTGAACCACTGTAGGCATTTGGTCTGTTTGAGGTAGTTGTGTAGTATTTTTATGTACTCTGAGCAAGTCAGGAACCTTGCTGTGTATGCAGGATGAGAGAGCTTTCagaaacatcttcatttgtgttcagaagatggaagaaggtctcaggggtttggagtGACGTGTGGGTGAGTAATTAAATacagaattagcatttttgggtgaacaaacccTTCCATCTTGAAGCAGAGAAAATGATTTTGTATTTACGGATTACGAATGCATAATGGAAAAACTATGCAAAGCAGAAATACTTTACtcagtttctgtcttgtttctagtccaaatatcaaaacatgaaatcaagaagcattttcttgacaagtAAAAATACAGTCTTGTTTCCAGAAATATATCAAAATGTAAGTAAATAacttaattaaatcattatttctgaaaatcagATTATATTTTTGCCTGTCTAAAAAAAAGActcgatttaagaatttttagatatctggactagaaaccagacaaaagctattattttatattaatgttggCACCATATTAGACACGTTTGTGTGAGGTATGTTTGACACCACATTTATTAATTAGGTCTGTATTATTATTCACTTTGTTTTTGTGAAGAATGTTTACAGTAAGGTCAAATAAGTGTAGAGCCCTACACAAACTCCAGTATACAAAATGAGCAACATGTTCTTATAACACACAACAATATTTACCATCACTGTTGGCCACGGAGGGTACCGTGACCAGTCCTTGACGGTCGATGCTTTCATCTTGACCTGAGACGGTGGACTTGATGGTTCTTTCTCTCAGGAAGAGAGCAATTACTCCGAGTACGGTAAATAACATGAGGGGTTAATTTCCGTACACTTAAATATGAGAAATGTTAAATAAACCTACAATAAATACTGAAATTCACTGTAAGTAAAGCTCGTTTGTCAGAGTAAGCCTTAATAAATCGTACGCTATCAATTGACAATGTACGAAAAGCAAattaatcaaagcaaactttgtaCAACTCAACTAAACACTTGTCAAGTAAGAGTAATGGCGAAATGAGGAATGTAAGAGCTGTCTCTCGTAAGAATTCGAATGTGTTCCAGCGTTTCCCAGCCAACTGATACGTGATTGGTCAGTTTTGCGCTGTGTATCTTTAATCTTCTCTAGTTAGCGGTTGTGTGTTTCCTTCACGGGTGTTTTGGAGCAAAATAAACTGATTTTTTAGGAAATCTTGGTTTGACTCGTAAATACTTCCTGTTTGATGAATCATTACTGGTCGTTTGGTGAACTCGAGATTAGTTTTTTAATCGGTCGATTTAAATACATGTACAGGTAAGATTTGTCTTAGCATTTATTTTGTTCTTCAAATGTAAGTTATTGGCGATAAGCGCTTGTTTACAAATTAAACACGGTATATTGTGGTGTATTTCTATTCAAATCAGCAGATCTGTCTCGTCAAACTCCATCTAACGTTACCCTGCAAATACAGAAGTAACGTTAATGTGATGCTGAGATTCATAAAATGGCGGCGTTTCTCACTGATTTCCTGTTTGGCTTTATAAATTACTGGTTCATTAGAATTTGTTCTGTTATTTGACATCAATGAGaagaaatatatatgtttaatgtttaatattgaaTATAGACACTCATGTTTCACATCTGTTTGTTAAAGAATGACAAAAACTGGATTTATTaactgtattttgaaaataactATTAATGAAGTGTCTGAATTATACATTATATCTGTGTGGTTTCGGTCAATGTACTGGATTCAGTCAGTGTCCTGGACTATCACTTTCTCatgttagattttgataaatggcTCTTAAGAATGCTGtcaaaatacactttaaaaaattgtATGGAATGACAATTTAAACTGGTCAAAAAAGGCACTTCTAGTAAGAGTAGGACCACTAGTGTCTATCTTAGCACATGTCTGAGTGTCTgtaaatcattataataatattaaacattgcTGTTCTTGGTTTAATAGGATGCAAAGGAAATATACACAGAGAATGTGAAGCGACAGAAAGAAGAACAAACCTCCAAGCACCACAAGTATGTAGAGAGCAGATTATTGCATGTTTGTTGAGAATTGtttctgaatatttaattatAGGGATCATGATGTGGATTAAAGACATGGATTTATaaaaatatgttgttagatattcACATTAAGAAATGGGTTTACAAACTTATAGTGTCCAGCATAATTGAGTATAGTGTGTCCCCTAAAAATACTAAcaattttattaaacagttaaagAGTATGCTTACAACATTTTaatgaaatcatttatttaattttagtgagGTATATACATATTGGTATTTCTTTCTTTGTATTAAAAATACACAGCACGGCCGAGATTGTCTGAGACTGCATCATGTCTGCATTCAGACTCTGTTGGGCCTGAGTAAGAGAGAAGCTAACAGTAAGACTGAAAACACCCAAAGACTGGAATAATTATGCAAAAAATGAATTCAGTTTAAAGATTAATTTACACAAAAAACagtcattgtaaattaaaaaatatatttggctATTCacctgtttttattatatttttgatcgAATAAGCGCTGCCTTATGGTGAGCAGAAAATACTTTTCCCTCAGAAACAGTAAACAAAATATGGATgtttccaaacttttgaccagcaGTGTAACATGTAAACCAttatcttatttatttcattcattcatatgtgGAAAGGAATGGATGAAAGTTACTCTCTCTAGGCTTTATAGCAACAGGtgacacattaaaaatgtatctAGAAAAATTAATGGTTTAATCTCTGACTTCTGGAGTTTAAAACGCAGACAgagaatatacactcactggccactttattaggtacaccttaccagtaccgggttgaaccccttttgccttcagaactgccttaatccttcatggcatagattcaacaaggtactgaaaatattcccctgagattttggtctatattgactgGATAGCATCTTGccgctgctgcagatttgtcggctacacatccatgatgtgaatctcccgttccaccacatctcaaaggtgctctattggattgagatctggtaactgtggaTGCCATCTGAGCACTGTGGCGCGtaatcctgctggaagaagccaccagaagatgggtacactggtgATAACGGGATGTACATGTTGAATAACAGAGAATCCATGAATTTTGCTGGTAATTAAAATTCTATTTAATGTTTTCTCTTCACACATTCAGTGGGGTGCACTCATTCATCATCTTATTTTATTAGAATAGTTCCAGTTTTGCCAATAAACAGATTTGCAGAagtatctatatttatataatcaatataaaacAGTCATTCACAGTTAATCAGCAGTCCGAGATGTTTTAACCGTCTGTTTATTTCTGATGCTGAGATTCTTCTGATTTTTGACACAAATGAgctgtttaaagtttctctctTTGTTCTGTTTTTTAGCAGACTGAAGCGTATGGAGAACATTAGAAACTGGACACATATACCACATCCACAGCAGACATCTTCAGTGATTTTCATCGCTTGTATTTATTTTCAGAGAAAATGCAGGTAAAAAAACAACTATTATTCATCTTAGAGTGTGTTCTTGATAAACATTAAAGCATTTCTCTTTATTAACACTCCTGATAACACTGACTGTGGCTAATAAAATGAGTAACACATCAAAtcaaaaaacagatttctttgtaTTTCCATTGCTATGACTGAACTTTAAAtagatttacatttagcagagGATTTTATCTAAAGCATGGAGATAACAGAAGCACTTCAGATCAACAGAAAACAACAAGATGTAGATGCAGTGACAAATCTTAGTTATTTTAGCAgcatgtgtatttttattattgttttgaaatAAACAAAGAAGCAGGACAAACAGATAAGGAGATAAGGACACAATAAGGAGTGCTGTTGTTAGAGGATTACGTGCTGCTAAAAAAAGATCAGATTGTCTTAAAAATAACCAGAGACTTGGGcttcacaatatatcgtttcagcattgatatcgcaatgtgcaaatcAGCAATAGTCAGATTGCTGGGACCTCAATTTCA
Protein-coding sequences here:
- the LOC560496 gene encoding uncharacterized protein, whose protein sequence is MLFTVLGVIALFLRERTIKSTVSGQDESIDRQGLVTVPSVANSDGRQIGDWCEESSLHLEEQINVQTEEPSLEEPVDGQSEEPSLVEPDSVHGEDPSLVEPDSVHGEDPSLVEPDSVHSEDSASSSSSDDVSPNLFYAESSSSDDYPQEIYSAGFNCSSELTVSSYSNFFSAESGCGDDASTDFLSAESGCGDDASTDFLSAESGCGDDASTDFLSAESGCGDDPPPNVVSAKPGCSHDDPPNVVSVEPGCSHDDPPNVVSAKPGCSHDDPPNVVSAKPGCSHDDPPNVVSVEPGCSHDDPPNVVSVEPGCSHDDPPNVVSVEPGCSHDDPPNVVSAKLGCKDVGKGASCQTEGAVSPQPEEQKDKDTHIIEINSQHYEIGAELGKGGFGTVFAATRLQDGLRVAVKIADFKAKRYIRVDDFDQLLPAEIALHFLATKGPEVKELVQLLDWKVEADRYFMVLERPTPCVSVREFLREHEDRIEEEVIRKIMYQATIAADTCLQRGVLHRDIKPGNLLINPQTYEVKLIDFGCGELLTDGFYKEYWGTMKFSPPEFKKNGYYYGEPATVWSLGLLQFLLMLKKYPGKHDLRRMKNKDLYQYGRSEECCDFISCCLQPWPWSRHKLHVLRDHAWFKEENKEEEEK